A part of Drosophila bipectinata strain 14024-0381.07 chromosome 3L, DbipHiC1v2, whole genome shotgun sequence genomic DNA contains:
- the LOC108128252 gene encoding P protein, translated as MPIEGDTISVTNSRPLVRVPETWKASYHLGNIHDDLREADSQASIYGVRSIENERVTNALIIIKIITLMILWCFFTYYLVLQESKPIASVVVFIHPNETLVRSVKLPHDAAKITLSGSIDKTLTATPGKAKNEPAVGLRVEYRDSDLNETYKQTDMWNVYLIDDEDKYETVHNLFEISPVQGDAKAVISIEGKSSFPVALLLNSDAYPVISDKGVIYATLLLFGLYILIVFEVTDRTLAALLIAAAALAILTAIGNRPTIPMIISWVDFETLMLLMGMMIMVAILSETGLFDWLAVMAYRVSMGQPWGLVIFLSLFTAVFAAFLDNVTMLLLMAPIAIRLCEAMSLKVSLVLIIVVAYSNIGGTLTPVGDPPNVIICTNPTVQHDNINFVNFTLHMLPGVVLSTLAGYGVIYVMMRHTLFELDEKQILLAKEHEMKRALPDEKTLARVQELKNRPSLMRCLKPAENYYIVLAILENQYKIRNVPLLIKSLIVLTFTLACFLLHSLPQLPGATLGWVGVLSAFLLLILANISDIEIILAQVEWSALLFLAALFVITEAVEELGFIGWLGEKTVQLIMTVEKRHQLTVTIMLVIWMTAFLSAFVGNVPVTAMMLKLVLEIYRNEQIEVPLSPLIWSLSYGACLGGNGTLIGASANVVAAAIAHHNGYRISFLFFLLYGFPMMISMVTVTSIYLLIAHSVFTWPLTEGED; from the coding sequence ATGCCAATCGAAGGTGATACTATTTCGGTTACAAATTCAAGACCTTTGGTGAGAGTTCCGGAGACATGGAAAGCGTCATACCATTTAGGCAACATCCACGACGATTTGCGGGAGGCGGATTCCCAGGCCTCAATATATGGCGTTCGATCGATTGAAAATGAACGCGTTACTAATGCATTGATtatcataaaaattattacacTGATGATACTATGGTGCTTCTTTACATACTACCTGGTGCTGCAAGAATCCAAGCCGATAGCCTCCGTGGTGGTGTTCATCCACCCGAACGAGACTCTGGTTCGAAGTGTAAAGCTGCCCCACGACGCTGCCAAGATCACCCTGAGCGGGTCCATCGACAAAACACTAACAGCCACTCCGGGCAAGGCTAAGAATGAACCCGCTGTTGGCCTCCGGGTGGAGTATCGAGACTCGGACCTGAATGAAACCTATAAGCAAACTGACATGTGGAATGTGTACTTGATAGACGATGAGGATAAGTATGAGACAGTGCACAACCTTTTCGAAATCTCTCCGGTTCAGGGTGATGCCAAAGCGGTTATCTCGATAGAAGGAAAGTCGTCGTTCCCGGTGGCCCTGCTACTGAATTCAGATGCCTATCCAGTGATATCAGACAAGGGAGTTATTTACGCCACGTTGTTGCTGTTTGGACTATATATACTTATTGTCTTCGAGGTGACGGACCGTACGTTGGCGGCACTGTTGATTGCCGCTGCTGCCCTTGCGATACTTACGGCTATTGGAAACAGGCCCACCATTCCCATGATCATCTCTTGGGTGGATTTCGAGACTCTGATGCTGCTCATGGGCATGATGATCATGGTGGCAATTCTTTCGGAAACCGGACTCTTCGACTGGCTAGCAGTGATGGCGTATAGGGTCTCCATGGGCCAACCCTGGGGTCTGGTCATATTTTTGAGCCTGTTCACGGCCGTATTCGCCGCTTTCCTTGACAATGTCACTATGCTGCTCCTGATGGCGCCCATTGCAATCCGGCTGTGCGAGGCCATGTCCTTGAAAGTGTCCCTGGTACTCATAATTGTGGTGGCCTACTCGAACATAGGTGGTACCTTGACCCCGGTAGGTGATCCTCCCAATGTGATTATTTGCACCAATCCGACCGTGCAACACGACAATATTAACTTTGTCAACTTCACTCTGCACATGCTGCCCGGAGTCGTTCTCTCCACGTTAGCGGGCTATGGCGTTATCTATGTAATGATGCGCCATACCCTTTTCGAACTCGATGAAAAGCAGATCCTGCTGGCGAAGGAGCACGAGATGAAGAGAGCCCTGCCCGATGAAAAGACCCTAGCACGAGTGCAGGAGCTGAAGAACCGGCCATCGCTGATGAGGTGCCTCAAGCCGGCTGAAAACTATTACATTGTGCTGGCCATCTTGGAGAACCAGTACAAGATACGAAACGTACCGCTTCTAATCAAGTCATTGATAGTTCTGACCTTCACCCTCGCCTGCTTCCTTCTGCATTCACTGCCCCAATTGCCGGGCGCCACCCTTGGCTGGGTAGGTGTCCTGTCTGCTTTCCTGCTTCTGATCTTGGCCAACATTAGTGACATCGAGATAATCCTCGCCCAGGTGGAGTGGTCGGCTCTTCTCTTCCTCGCCGCCTTATTCGTCATCACTGAGGCGGTGGAAGAGTTGGGCTTCATAGGTTGGCTGGGCGAAAAGACGGTCCAGCTGATAATGACAGTAGAGAAGAGACACCAGTTGACCGTGACCATAATGCTAGTTATCTGGATGACCGCCTTTCTATCCGCCTTCGTGGGAAACGTCCCAGTCACCGCCATGATGCTGAAGCTCGTCCTCGAGATATATCGCAACGAACAAATTGAAGTGCCGCTTTCGCCTTTAATTTGGTCGCTGTCCTATGGTGCTTGTCTGGGTGGGAATGGCACTCTAATCGGTGCCTCGGCGAACGTGGTGGCTGCTGCGATCGCGCACCACAACGGCTATAGGATCTCCTTTCTGTTCTTCCTTCTATACGGATTTCCTATGATGATAAGCATGGTTACGGTCACTTCTATATACCTTTTGATAGCGCACTCAGTATTCACATGGCCCCTGACCGAAGGCGAAGATTAA